A genomic segment from Kyrpidia tusciae DSM 2912 encodes:
- a CDS encoding CaiB/BaiF CoA transferase family protein translates to MTDLAGLTIVDLTRILSGPFCTMYFADMGAEVIKVEPPGGDDTRRWGPPFVKGESAYYLSVNRNKRSVVLDIKTPLGKEALKRLIRRADVVVENFRPGTLERLGFGFEVLRRINPQIILASISGFGQTGPYRDDPGYDLIAQGMGGIMSVTGQPGGPPTKVGFSVADIGAGMWAIIGILTALLNREKVGAQWIDVSLLDAVVSWQTYVAANFFATGEEPAPAGNVHPNIAPYQSFASKDGYFNLAVGNDELWRRFCEAVGRPEWIEDPRFCTNSRRVQNRQELVELLQPLFQSRTTAEWVGLFRSRRIPAGPIYRFSELYADPQVLARKMIRMFHHKKIGEFRTIGIPIHFLHQDGHGREIAPPPALGEHSRQILRGLGFSERDIEQMIAESARK, encoded by the coding sequence ATGACCGATTTAGCGGGTTTGACCATCGTCGACCTGACCAGAATCCTGAGCGGCCCGTTTTGCACGATGTATTTTGCCGACATGGGGGCCGAAGTGATTAAGGTCGAACCCCCCGGGGGAGACGACACGCGAAGGTGGGGCCCGCCCTTCGTGAAAGGGGAAAGTGCCTATTATCTCAGTGTCAACCGGAACAAGCGGAGTGTGGTGCTGGATATCAAAACGCCCCTCGGTAAGGAGGCGCTAAAAAGGCTGATTCGTCGGGCGGATGTCGTGGTGGAAAATTTCCGTCCCGGGACACTGGAGCGGCTTGGATTTGGCTTCGAAGTCCTTCGGCGAATCAATCCCCAGATCATTCTCGCTTCGATTTCTGGATTCGGTCAAACCGGACCGTACCGGGACGATCCGGGATATGATCTCATCGCCCAGGGGATGGGCGGGATTATGAGCGTCACCGGGCAGCCGGGCGGGCCGCCCACCAAGGTGGGCTTTTCTGTCGCGGACATCGGTGCCGGGATGTGGGCGATCATTGGAATCCTGACCGCCTTGCTCAACCGCGAGAAGGTCGGAGCCCAGTGGATCGACGTGTCCCTCCTCGATGCGGTGGTGTCGTGGCAAACCTACGTGGCTGCGAACTTTTTTGCAACGGGAGAAGAACCGGCGCCCGCCGGGAACGTCCATCCGAATATTGCACCGTACCAGAGTTTTGCCTCCAAAGACGGTTATTTTAACCTGGCGGTGGGGAACGATGAGCTGTGGAGGAGGTTTTGCGAGGCGGTGGGGCGACCGGAATGGATCGAGGATCCGCGCTTCTGTACCAACTCCCGGCGGGTGCAGAACCGGCAAGAACTGGTGGAGCTGCTGCAACCCTTGTTTCAGTCGCGAACTACGGCGGAATGGGTTGGACTGTTTCGGAGTCGCCGAATCCCGGCGGGCCCGATCTATCGATTCTCCGAGCTCTACGCCGATCCCCAGGTTTTGGCGCGAAAGATGATCCGAATGTTTCACCATAAAAAAATCGGTGAGTTTCGAACCATCGGGATACCAATCCATTTTCTGCATCAGGACGGGCACGGGCGCGAGATCGCGCCGCCGCCAGCTTTGGGGGAACATTCCCGCCAGATCCTCAGGGGATTGGGATTTTCAGAAAGAGATATTGAACAGATGATTGCCGAAAGCGCGAGAAAGTAA
- a CDS encoding IS630 family transposase: protein MPGRVYRKLHPEITLTEEERMQLERIRQSRSESVRHVQRASILLLYADGQNKAAIARDLGMSLVAVNGTIRRARKVGVLQALDDLPRSGHPEVITPEAKAWLISLACQKPTALGYPHEVWTYSLLAQHVRAHCEEAGHPSLARLAKGTISKILRAQDIHPHRIEYYLEKRDPEFDAKMAEVLAVYQEVEILRESGDPQAPLKAILSYDEKPGIQAIANTAPDRLPKPGVGGTLQRDHEYVRLGTLSVLSGIDLVTGHVHHSVCERHRSAEFIEFLKAVDAYYPPGVQIHIILDNHSAHTSKQTRSYLESVPGRFTFVFTPKHGSWLNIIESFFAKMSRTVLRHIRVNSKEELRERIEQYLDELNKHPVPFRWRYGLQMVRE from the coding sequence ATGCCGGGGCGTGTCTATCGAAAGTTGCATCCAGAAATCACACTGACGGAAGAGGAACGAATGCAGTTGGAACGCATTCGCCAATCCCGCTCGGAAAGTGTTCGCCATGTCCAAAGAGCGAGCATCCTTCTCCTGTATGCGGACGGACAGAACAAGGCAGCCATTGCACGGGATTTGGGCATGAGCCTCGTTGCGGTCAACGGAACAATCCGCCGCGCTCGGAAAGTGGGCGTCTTGCAAGCCTTGGATGATCTGCCCCGCTCGGGTCATCCGGAGGTCATCACCCCGGAAGCGAAGGCTTGGCTGATCTCCTTGGCTTGCCAAAAGCCGACGGCCCTTGGATACCCGCACGAAGTGTGGACGTACAGCCTGCTGGCGCAACATGTCCGTGCACATTGTGAGGAGGCGGGACACCCGTCCTTGGCTCGCCTGGCGAAAGGAACCATCTCAAAAATTCTGAGAGCACAGGACATCCACCCTCACCGCATCGAATACTATCTGGAAAAACGCGACCCTGAATTTGACGCCAAGATGGCTGAGGTACTGGCGGTCTACCAAGAGGTGGAGATCTTACGGGAGTCCGGCGACCCGCAAGCTCCTCTGAAAGCCATTCTGTCATATGACGAAAAGCCAGGCATCCAGGCCATCGCGAACACGGCACCTGACCGACTCCCTAAACCGGGAGTGGGAGGAACACTTCAGCGGGATCACGAATACGTCCGGTTGGGGACGCTCAGTGTCCTCAGCGGGATTGATCTTGTAACGGGCCATGTGCATCATTCGGTGTGCGAACGACACCGGAGTGCGGAGTTCATTGAGTTTTTGAAGGCGGTCGATGCGTACTATCCGCCCGGTGTACAGATCCACATCATTTTGGATAACCACTCTGCTCATACGTCCAAGCAGACCCGAAGCTATTTGGAAAGCGTGCCGGGCCGTTTTACATTTGTGTTCACACCGAAACACGGTTCTTGGCTCAACATCATCGAATCTTTTTTCGCCAAAATGAGCCGGACTGTTCTGCGGCACATCCGGGTGAACTCGAAGGAGGAACTGCGGGAACGGATTGAACAGTACTTGGACGAACTCAACAAGCACCCCGTTCCATTCCGATGGCGCTATGGGCTTCAAATGGTCAGAGAGTGA
- a CDS encoding enoyl-CoA hydratase/isomerase family protein yields MRVTVRQFEPGSAVWLQLTGPVAVLTIKRPHRKNALNRSAWATLGDWVRHLPAKTRLLVIRGAGGDFSSGSDLKEFASLTEAEVNQAFELMENTISAVESLPIPTIATIDGGAYGAAFVLTLACDLRLGTSRAKLGIPVGKLGITLQPPFVRRILRELGPSAAKDLVFTGRILDADMARAMGILNDVVPPEHLTDHTIRMVRTILRQSRASVLAMKESVRKVLAEAEMEEMRQENDHPARSWVYGPDFFPAVSAFATKRAHRFEGRPDAIKTCADTPRGDGR; encoded by the coding sequence ATGCGGGTAACGGTTCGCCAGTTTGAGCCGGGGTCGGCAGTGTGGCTGCAACTTACGGGCCCCGTGGCGGTGCTGACGATCAAGCGGCCCCACCGAAAGAATGCCCTCAACCGCTCGGCCTGGGCGACCCTCGGAGACTGGGTGCGACATTTGCCCGCCAAGACCCGTCTCCTGGTCATTCGCGGAGCCGGGGGCGATTTTTCGTCGGGCAGCGACCTCAAAGAGTTCGCCTCCCTTACGGAAGCGGAGGTGAACCAAGCCTTTGAGTTGATGGAAAATACCATATCGGCGGTGGAATCGTTACCCATTCCGACTATTGCGACCATCGATGGTGGAGCCTATGGGGCGGCCTTTGTACTGACACTCGCCTGCGATCTGCGGCTGGGGACATCCCGCGCCAAGCTCGGGATCCCCGTCGGCAAGCTCGGCATCACCCTGCAGCCGCCCTTTGTCCGCCGCATCCTGCGGGAACTTGGGCCATCTGCGGCAAAAGATCTGGTGTTCACCGGACGCATCCTCGATGCCGACATGGCCCGGGCCATGGGAATTCTCAACGACGTGGTTCCGCCTGAGCACCTGACAGACCACACGATCCGCATGGTTCGGACCATTCTTCGTCAATCCCGCGCTTCAGTACTGGCCATGAAAGAAAGTGTGCGAAAAGTCCTCGCCGAAGCCGAGATGGAGGAGATGCGGCAAGAAAACGACCACCCTGCGCGCAGCTGGGTGTACGGGCCCGATTTTTTCCCCGCTGTTTCCGCTTTTGCCACAAAACGGGCGCACCGCTTTGAAGGGAGGCCGGACGCGATCAAAACCTGCGCGGATACACCGAGGGGGGATGGACGATGA